In the Chloroflexota bacterium genome, GCCTCACAACGCCGCGCGCAGTATGCTGAGGAAAGAGTCCGCCGAGGTGAACGAGTTGGCGACGCAGCGACTTCCTGACACCGTGTCCGCCACGATTGACGAGCTGCTGAAGCTCTCAAGCAGCGACCGCGTTGATATTGCGATGGCGCTATGGGAAAGCCTGTCCGACGAGGAGCGCGACGCCCAGTTCGACCTCACGGACGAGGTGAAGGCCGAGCTTGACCGCCGCT is a window encoding:
- a CDS encoding addiction module protein produces the protein MNELATQRLPDTVSATIDELLKLSSSDRVDIAMALWESLSDEERDAQFDLTDEVKAELDRRWERYLANPQSAMSREEVLERLKHRRPWCRSSTVSSS